Proteins encoded by one window of Arachis ipaensis cultivar K30076 chromosome B04, Araip1.1, whole genome shotgun sequence:
- the LOC107636630 gene encoding uncharacterized protein LOC107636630: protein MEWALQAQQVSEEKWVEFGTYQLQGEAQYWWQGTRRILQPDRAMVPWEVFRTEFYKKYFPSSARNAKELELLQLKQGQMTIEEYTNRVFSELVNKSRVDKECLRKVALDKGDHRASVRGDQGRNFAPRGQDFKRGGNIPQQHQGQNNFRRFNNNNNQGRGYGKQAQFLQDDLTCRRCRRYHPNTPFRASWDVCYYCGRAGHMSWNCLEKKSQEARRAL, encoded by the exons ATGGAATGGGCACTGCAGGCTCAGCAGGTTTCCGAGGAAAAATGGGTCGAATTCGGGACTTATCAGTTACAAGGTGAGGCccagtattggtggcagggaacacgACGTATTCTGCAGCCAGATAGAGCTATGGTACCATGGGAAGTGTTCCGAACAGAGttctacaaaaaatattttcccAGTTCAGCTAGGAACGCCAAGGAGCTTGAGTTACTGCAGCTGAAACAAGGCCAAATGACCATCGAGGAATACACTAATAG GGTATTTTCTGAACTcgtgaataagagtagggtggATAAGGAGTGTCTGAGAAAGGTGGCATTAGATAAGGGTGATCACCGAGCCTCTGTTAGGGGAGATCAAGGAAGAAATTTTGCGCCTAGAGGTCAAGATTTCAAGCGAGGCGGCAATATTCCACAGCAACATCAAGGTCAGAATAACTTCCGGAGgttcaacaataacaacaatcagGGAAGAGGATATGGAAAACAGGCTCAGTTTCTGCAAGACGATTTGACTTGTAGAAGGTGTAGAAGGTACCACCCGAACACTCCATTTAGAGCCAGTTGGGATGTATGTTATTACTGTGGGAGAGCCGGGCATATGTCCTGGAATTGCCTGGAAAAGAAGAGTCAAGAAGCTAGAAGAGCTCTGTAG